The following are from one region of the Gambusia affinis linkage group LG02, SWU_Gaff_1.0, whole genome shotgun sequence genome:
- the LOC122842482 gene encoding transcription factor Adf-1-like encodes MNATEEKLAELVRHHPNLYDQSRGDYRNSVKGHLAWKEIGAAMGKSEEEVKLLWKNLRDKFCKARKRLVRRQFPQQDESDLPWEVQVPGLFSQMAWLTAHVKLRPEVGGSVADPQEATGRADDMEKEQEEDKKRLLEPLPVVTTSFSLAEPTPSCHQIIEPSPKRRRQAPAETGPSSADAFSNFRDEDELFLLSLLPSLKRLTIKKRMEVRMKFQQVLYAAEFED; translated from the exons ATGAACGCAACCGAAGAGAAGCTGGCGGAGCTCGTGCGCCATCACCCGAACCTGTACGACCAGTCGCGCGGGGACTACCGAAACAGCGTGAAGGGACACCTGGCGTGGAAAGAGATAGGCGCCGCGATGGGTAAATCCGAGGAAGAAGTGAAGCTGCTGTGGAAAAACCTGCGCGATAAGTTCTGTAAAGCGAGGAAGCGGCTGGTGCGGAGACAGTTCCCCCAGCAGGACGAAAGCGACCTCCCGTGGGAGGTGCAGGTCCCGGGGCTGTTCAGCCAGATGGCCTGGCTAACTGCACACGTTAAACTGCGGCCGGAGGTCGGAGGGAGTGTGGCGGACCCGCAGGAG GCAACTGGAAGAGCAGACGATATGGAAAAAGAGCAAGAGGAAGACAAGAAGAGGCTGCTTGAGCCCCTCCCAGTTGTCACCACCAGTTTTTCTCTTGCAGAGCCCACTCCAAGCTGCCACCAGATCATCGAACCTTCTCCTAAACGCAGAAGACAAGCTCCCGCAGAAACTGGGCCAAGTTCTGCTGATGCATTCAGCAATTTCAGGGATGAAGACGAACTGTTTTTGCTCAGTCTGCTGCCCTCACTGAAGAGGCTCACCATTAAAAAAAGGATGGAGGTCCGGATGAAGTTCCAGCAGGTGCTTTATGCTGCAGAGTTTGAGGACTAA
- the hnrnph3 gene encoding heterogeneous nuclear ribonucleoprotein H3 isoform X1, with translation MSSSDDGYVVRIRGLPWNCSRDEVASFFSDCDIVGGVSGVCLTYTKEGRATGEAFIELKTADDYKNALAKDRKYMGHRYVEVFKSKHSEMEWVLRRSGPPPDSCNGCMLKLRGLPFGCSKEEIVQFFSGFRIVPNGITLPVDYQGRSTGEAFVQFASKEIAEKALGKHKERIGHRYIEIFKSSRWEIKAHYDLPRRGSSTQRPGPYDRPVIAAPRGSLYGPGRSVGLLDNMRSGGGYGGGYSSYDSYNGMSDYSYSDGMFDDRMRGDRGGRGIGGHGYSGQSDSSSSFHGGHYVHMRGLPFRASEGDVAKFFSPLNPLRIHIDMAPNGKPTGEADVEFRSHEDAVAAMSKDKHNMQHRYIELFLNSTANGAGDMSRGGGGYYSSSGGGGGSRSGGLRGLY, from the exons ATGTCTTCGAGTGACGATGGGTATGTGGTCCGGATCAGAGGACTTCCCTGGAACTGCTCACGGGACGAAGTGGCCAGTTTCTTCTCTG ACTGTGACATCGTGGGAGGCGTGAGTGGAGTGTGTCTGACCTACACTAAAGAGGGCCGAGCCACCGGTGAGGCATTTATTGAGCTGAAAACAGCGGACGATTACAAAAATGCTCTTGCCAAGGATCGTAAATACATGGGACACAGATACGTAGAAG TGTTTAAGTCAAAACATAGTGAAATGGAATGGGTGCTGAGACGTAGCGGCCCTCCTCCTGACAGCTGCAATGGCTGCATGCTAAAATTAAGAGGACTCCCTTTTGGATGTAGCAAGGAGGAGATTGTCCAGTTCTTTTCAG GGTTCAGAATCGTGCCAAATGGGATAACTCTGCCAGTGGACTACCAGGGGAGGAGCACAGGGGAAGCCTTCGTGCAGTTTGCCTCAAAGGAGATAGCAGAAAAGGCTCTGGGGAAACACAAGGAAAGAATAGGGCACAG GTACATAGAAATCTTTAAGAGCAGTCGCTGGGAGATCAAAGCCCACTATGACCTCCCCCGGCGGGGATCGTCAACCCAGAGACCCGGGCCCTATGACAGACCGGTCATAGCGGCGCCCAGGGGAAGCCTGTACGGGCCCGGACGCAGTGTGGGTCTGCTGGACAACATGAGGAGTGGAGGCGGCTATGGAGGAG GTTACAGTAGCTATGACAGCTACAACGGGATGAGTGATTACAGCTACAGCGACGGGATGTTTGATGACCGGATGagaggagacagaggaggacGAG gAATCGGAGGCCACGGTTATAGCGGACAGTCCGATAGCAGCTCAAGTTTCCACGGCGGCCATTATGTTCACATGAGGGGTTTACCTTTTCGGGCCTCAGAGGGCGACGTTGCAAAA ttcTTCTCTCCTCTGAACCCGCTGAGGATCCACATCGACATGGCTCCGAACGGGAAGCCGACCGGAGAGGCAGACGTGGAGTTTCGCTCCCATGAAGATGCTGTCGCGGCCATGTCCAAAGACAAGCACAACATGC AGCATCGTTACATTGAGCTCTTCCTCAACTCAACGGCTAATGGAGCAGGAGATATGA GCCGTGGGGGCGGCGGTTACTACAGCAGCTCAGGAGGAGGCGGAGGCTCCCGAAGCGGCGGGCTACGAGGCTTGTACTGA
- the hnrnph3 gene encoding heterogeneous nuclear ribonucleoprotein H3 isoform X2, producing the protein MSSSDDGYVVRIRGLPWNCSRDEVASFFSDCDIVGGVSGVCLTYTKEGRATGEAFIELKTADDYKNALAKDRKYMGHRYVEVFKSKHSEMEWVLRRSGPPPDSCNGCMLKLRGLPFGCSKEEIVQFFSGFRIVPNGITLPVDYQGRSTGEAFVQFASKEIAEKALGKHKERIGHRYIEIFKSSRWEIKAHYDLPRRGSSTQRPGPYDRPVIAAPRGSLYGPGRSVGLLDNMRSGGGYGGGYSSYDSYNGMSDYSYSDGMFDDRMRGDRGGRGIGGHGYSGQSDSSSSFHGGHYVHMRGLPFRASEGDVAKFFSPLNPLRIHIDMAPNGKPTGEADVEFRSHEDAVAAMSKDKHNMRRGGGGYYSSSGGGGGSRSGGLRGLY; encoded by the exons ATGTCTTCGAGTGACGATGGGTATGTGGTCCGGATCAGAGGACTTCCCTGGAACTGCTCACGGGACGAAGTGGCCAGTTTCTTCTCTG ACTGTGACATCGTGGGAGGCGTGAGTGGAGTGTGTCTGACCTACACTAAAGAGGGCCGAGCCACCGGTGAGGCATTTATTGAGCTGAAAACAGCGGACGATTACAAAAATGCTCTTGCCAAGGATCGTAAATACATGGGACACAGATACGTAGAAG TGTTTAAGTCAAAACATAGTGAAATGGAATGGGTGCTGAGACGTAGCGGCCCTCCTCCTGACAGCTGCAATGGCTGCATGCTAAAATTAAGAGGACTCCCTTTTGGATGTAGCAAGGAGGAGATTGTCCAGTTCTTTTCAG GGTTCAGAATCGTGCCAAATGGGATAACTCTGCCAGTGGACTACCAGGGGAGGAGCACAGGGGAAGCCTTCGTGCAGTTTGCCTCAAAGGAGATAGCAGAAAAGGCTCTGGGGAAACACAAGGAAAGAATAGGGCACAG GTACATAGAAATCTTTAAGAGCAGTCGCTGGGAGATCAAAGCCCACTATGACCTCCCCCGGCGGGGATCGTCAACCCAGAGACCCGGGCCCTATGACAGACCGGTCATAGCGGCGCCCAGGGGAAGCCTGTACGGGCCCGGACGCAGTGTGGGTCTGCTGGACAACATGAGGAGTGGAGGCGGCTATGGAGGAG GTTACAGTAGCTATGACAGCTACAACGGGATGAGTGATTACAGCTACAGCGACGGGATGTTTGATGACCGGATGagaggagacagaggaggacGAG gAATCGGAGGCCACGGTTATAGCGGACAGTCCGATAGCAGCTCAAGTTTCCACGGCGGCCATTATGTTCACATGAGGGGTTTACCTTTTCGGGCCTCAGAGGGCGACGTTGCAAAA ttcTTCTCTCCTCTGAACCCGCTGAGGATCCACATCGACATGGCTCCGAACGGGAAGCCGACCGGAGAGGCAGACGTGGAGTTTCGCTCCCATGAAGATGCTGTCGCGGCCATGTCCAAAGACAAGCACAACATGC GCCGTGGGGGCGGCGGTTACTACAGCAGCTCAGGAGGAGGCGGAGGCTCCCGAAGCGGCGGGCTACGAGGCTTGTACTGA
- the LOC122842490 gene encoding phenazine biosynthesis-like domain-containing protein 1, producing the protein MDIPVFTLDAFTNLPFKGNPAAVCPLLHELSDDLYQKIAAEMNLSETAFITLINPTDTFTSGRRFRLRWFTPTMEINLCGHATLASAAVLFQYKNNVNPTLVFETRSGDLGVSKRKEGYIMDFPLNPPTKEDHSDFKDIIKAAVGNHPVQEVLLSRDTKKLMIRLSDSCERSALTSLKVDPVSLQSSDCSGRVRGVIVTMKGSPDCKPGFDFCSRYFAPWAGIPEDPVTGSAHTVLGSYWSDVLGKKKMLAYQCSSRGGELELEVRDDGRISIAGDVTPVLQGFIRL; encoded by the exons ATGGATATTCCCGTGTTTACGCTGGACGCCTTCACAAACTTACCGTTCAAAGGAAACCCTGCGGCTGTCTGTCCGCTTCTGCAT gagTTGAGTGATGATTTGTATCAGAAGATAGCAGCAGAGATGAACCTGTCAGAAACAGCTTTCATCACCTTGATCAACCCTACCGATACTTTCACTTCCG GAAGAAGATTTCGCCTCAGATGGTTCACACCAACCATGGAAATAAATCTGTGCGGTCACGCCACCCTGGCCTCTGCAGCTGTGCTGTTCCAATATAAAA ATAATGTTAATCCAACGCTGGTGTTTGAGACGAGGAGTGGAGATTTGGGCGTGAGCAAGAGAAAAGAAGGATACATCATGGACTTTCCTCTAAATCCACCAACCAAGGAG GATCACAGTGACTTTAAAGATATCATAAAG GCGGCAGTAGGAAACCACCCGGTTCAGGAGGTTCTTTTGAGCCGCGACACAAAGAAGCTGATGATCCGATTGTCGGACAGCTGTGAAAG GTCAGCGCTAACCAGTCTGAAAGTTGACCCTGTTTCTCTTCAGAGCAGCGACTGCAGTGGCAGAGTGAGAGGAGTTATCGTTACGATGAAAG GGTCTCCAGACTGTAAGCCAGGATTCGACTTCTGCTCCCGGTACTTCGCTCCGTGGGCCGGCATCCCAGAAGATCCCGTCACCG GCTCCGCCCACACCGTTCTGGGAAGCTACTGGTCAGACGTTcttgggaaaaagaaaatgcttg cgtacCAGTGCTCGAGTCGTGGAGgagaactggaactggaagtgAGAGACGATGGGAGGATCAGCATAGCTGGAGACGTGACCCCTGTGCTGCAGGGATTCATCAGGCTGTAG